AGACCTTGGAAAAACTGTCGACAAAGCGCTGGGTCGGCGCCCGTGCGCCTTGGGCTTGTTCCACCGCGTGGATGATTCGCGCCAGGGTCGAGTTGTTGGCCGCCGCAGTGACTTTGTACTCCAGGGAACCGGCCTGGTTGATGGTGCCGGCGAAGACTTTATCGCCGATGGTCTTTTCAATCGGCAGGCTTTCCCCTGTGATCGGTGCCTGATCGATGGTGGATTGACCGGCAGTGACTTCACCGTCCAGGCCGATACGCTCGCCGGGTCTTACCCGCACGATCGCGCCCAGTTCTATGCTTTTGGCTTCCTGTTCCAACCATGAACCGTCAGCCTGGCGCACGGTGGCCTGCTCCGGGGTCATCTGCATCAAGCCGCTGATGGCATTGCGCGCCCGGTCCAGGGACTTGGCCTCAATCAACTCGGCCACGGTAAACAGGAACATCACCATCGCCGCTTCCGGCCACTGACCAATCAGGATGGCGCCGGTCACCGCGATGCTCATCAGCGCGTTGATGTTCAGGTTGAGGTTTTTCAGGGCAATCCAGCCCTTTTTGTAGGTGGTCAAGCCGCCGCTGAGGATCGACACCAGCGCCACCAGTGCGATCACCCAGGTCGGTGCCACACCGGTGAAGTGCAGCACTTCGGCACCCAGGGCGCCCACGCCCGACACTGCCAATGGCCACCAATGCTTCTTGGCCGGCGGCGCGGCGGTGGGGCTGCCTTCCTCGATAGGGTCGGCCTGCATACCGATGGACTTGATCGCCGCAATGATCGGCGCCGTGCTCGGCAGGTCATGGGTGACACCGAGGATGCGGTTGATCAGGTTGAATTCCAGTTGCTGCACGCCGGCGAGCTTGCCCAGCTTGTTCTGGATCAGCGTCTGCTCGGTGGGGCAGTCCATGGCTTCGATGCGGAAGGTGCTCAAGCGCGAGCCAGCGGTGGGCGCTTCGCTCAGGGTCACCACGGCAGGCCCGGCAGCGCCGGAACAGCAGGAGCCTGAGTGGCCGTGGCTATCCACAGGCGTGAGTTTTGCCGGGGCGTGATCATGTGGGTGATCGTGACCATGATCGTGCGGGTGGTCATGAGCATGGTCATGATCGTGCTTGTGGTCGTGCTTGTGCGGGGTGTGAATGGAGTGGCTCATCAGGTCGCGTCCGTAAAGGTGCCTGTTGCCAAGTAAAGACCCTGTAGCCACTATAGGGTCAAGCACCCATTTGGAGATTGCTGCGATGAAGATCGGCGAACTGGCCAAACTCACCGACTGCCCGGTGGAAACCATCCGTTATTACGAGAAGGAAAGCCTGCTGCCACCGCCTGCGCGCACTGAGGGCAACTACCGGGTCTATACCCAGGCGCACACCGAGCGGCTGATCTTTATCCGCAACTGCCGCAGCCTGGACATGACCCTCGAAGAAATCCGCAGCCTGTTAGGGCTGCGCGACAGCCCCCAGGACCAGTGCGAAAGCGTGAATGCGTTGATCGACGAACATATCCACCACGTGAAAGCGCGGATTGATGGATTGTTGGCCTTGCAGGAACAACTGCTGGACCTGCGCCAACGTTGCGGCGGTGGGAACCAGTGCGGGATCTTGCAGCAGTTGGAAGTCAGCGGCGGGATTGCGGCCAGTGAGGCCGAGCCTTCGCATGTAGGCCGAAGCCACGGCCACTAAACTCAAGCGAACACGCAACCCATGTGGGAGCTGGCTTGCCTGCGATAGCGGTGGGCCCGCGACATTGATGTCGCCTGACACTCCGCTATCGCAGGCAAGCCAGCTCCCACAGTTTTTTACCGCGATGGGCCGTTAGATAGCCACGTCGGCTTTGATGCTTGGGTCAGCGTCGTAGCCCACGATCTCGAAGTCTTCGAACTTGTAGTCGTAGATCGAAGCAGGCTTGCGCTTGATCACCAGCTCCGGCAGCTTTTTCGGCGTGCGCGCCAACTGGGTCTGGATCTGTTCCATGTGGTTGCTGTAAGCGTGGGTGTCGCCAGTGGTGACAATGATCTCGTGAGGGATCAGGTCGCATTGCTGGGCCAGCATATGGGTCAGCAACGCCAGCGCGGCGGTGTTATACGGCAGCCCCAGGAATACGTCAGAGCTGCGGATATACAGCTGCATCGACAGATGGCCGTCATGCACGAACGCCTGATACAGCAAGTGGCACGGCGGCAGGGCTTGCTTGCCGTTGCGCGCGTTTTCCTGCGGGCTCTGGGTTTCGTCCGGCAGGTACTCGACGTTCCAGCCGTGGAACAGGATGCGGCGGCTGTTGGGGTTGGTCTTGAGCGTGTGCACCATGTAGTCGATCTGGTTGATCGTGCCGCCATCTTTGGTAGGCCAGGCGGTCCATTGCTCGCCGTACACCGGGCCCAGGTCACCGTCTTCGGTGGCCCATTCATCCCAGATCTTCACGCCATTTTCGTTGAGCCATTTGATGTTGGTGTTGCCGCTCAACATCCAGATCAGTTCGTTGGCGATGCTTTTGAAGTGCAGCTTCTTGGTGGTCAGCAGC
This genomic stretch from Pseudomonas synxantha BG33R harbors:
- the cadR gene encoding Cd(II)/Pb(II)-responsive transcriptional regulator; its protein translation is MKIGELAKLTDCPVETIRYYEKESLLPPPARTEGNYRVYTQAHTERLIFIRNCRSLDMTLEEIRSLLGLRDSPQDQCESVNALIDEHIHHVKARIDGLLALQEQLLDLRQRCGGGNQCGILQQLEVSGGIAASEAEPSHVGRSHGH
- a CDS encoding thymidylate synthase; translated protein: MKQYLELLHDVVTNGLTKGDRTGTGTKAVFARQYRHNLADGFPLLTTKKLHFKSIANELIWMLSGNTNIKWLNENGVKIWDEWATEDGDLGPVYGEQWTAWPTKDGGTINQIDYMVHTLKTNPNSRRILFHGWNVEYLPDETQSPQENARNGKQALPPCHLLYQAFVHDGHLSMQLYIRSSDVFLGLPYNTAALALLTHMLAQQCDLIPHEIIVTTGDTHAYSNHMEQIQTQLARTPKKLPELVIKRKPASIYDYKFEDFEIVGYDADPSIKADVAI